The Methanoculleus horonobensis genomic interval GATGATCTCCTGGAGGGAGGATCCGATCCGCTGGAGGAACTGATCGAGGTTGCGACAGAGGAGAGGCTGCTCACCGGGTTCCGGTCTGCCTGGAACCGTGAGGAACTCCAGGCGTTCAGTTCCCGGATGCGTCAGCGGCTTGCCAGCCGGGCCGGGCCAGAGTTTGCTCCGGATTCATTTCTGGAAGATGATCTCCCCGCCTTCATGGATCTGTTTCTCTCAACCGGGAGATATGATCTGGATGAATACTTCGATGTTGACCTGTTCCTGCATCTCTATGCTACCTGCTACCCCATCATCCGGGATGCCCTGCCGCATGCCCCTCCTGAAGTCCTGGATCTTCTCGTCCGGCTGGTCAATCCCCGGCCCGGGGAGAATGTCTGTGATCCTGCGGGGTGTGACTTTATTCCGCTGCTCCGGGCTTACCAGCATGTGGAGGAGCTGGAGGGGGAAGATCCGGCAGCATCGCTGTTTTACGGGCAGATCTTTGCCAGTGACCCGGAACTCCCGCCGGGAAGATCGCTATGGTACAGGCTGTATGCCTGCTGTCGGGTCCTCTGCAGCACCCCGGACGCCACCGTAGGCGTGACGACCGGGAATACTCTGCTCACCGCACCATTCAGGAGATTAACCGACCTTCAAGAGACGGCGTTTGACTGTGTCATCTCGACACCGCCGTGGGATCTTGGCGGTTACGGGAAGGAACGACTGAAGAAGACGGATGCCTGGTGGAGGCGGTTCCCATGGGGTGTTCCGTCGGGGAGAAGTGCTGACTGGGCGTTTGTGCAGGTTGCCGTCTCGATGGCAGGAGACGGGGGGCGAGTGGGTGTGGTCGTCGACCGGTCCGCACTGAACCGCGAGGGCGAGGACGAGAGGATTCGATCTGCGCTCATCGAGGAGAACCTTATTGAATGCGCTGTTCTCCTTCCAGAGCAGATCTATACAAAGACGCAGTTCCA includes:
- a CDS encoding N-6 DNA methylase, producing MAAFRVRTLEDLHDFFFLLTLGKIMNLVEGSGYEVDITADDLLEGGSDPLEELIEVATEERLLTGFRSAWNREELQAFSSRMRQRLASRAGPEFAPDSFLEDDLPAFMDLFLSTGRYDLDEYFDVDLFLHLYATCYPIIRDALPHAPPEVLDLLVRLVNPRPGENVCDPAGCDFIPLLRAYQHVEELEGEDPAASLFYGQIFASDPELPPGRSLWYRLYACCRVLCSTPDATVGVTTGNTLLTAPFRRLTDLQETAFDCVISTPPWDLGGYGKERLKKTDAWWRRFPWGVPSGRSADWAFVQVAVSMAGDGGRVGVVVDRSALNREGEDERIRSALIEENLIECAVLLPEQIYTKTQFQTCNDQCAILLLRKGQRLQADPPEPGTILFINAQALHENRVDGSPLQKLTENAIDEILLVYERSVEGEHFSRRVAHDEIRANGSSLDPERYVPAEDGLDYECAMLRNLVLDAAWGISSGSVTGQRVRVVRARDIDPDGEILSSSISRETIDPATPDGARLEKGDVLISFWGAVPTKIAMYEGIPTTIYPHRELLRLRPDPRRVLAPYLLSLLRILKDTRHFRSNDRDSLLEEVLDLAIVVPPHSRQAEIRKTLANNPGMQSFIAGLLTAANRESE